The proteins below are encoded in one region of Apium graveolens cultivar Ventura chromosome 4, ASM990537v1, whole genome shotgun sequence:
- the LOC141719352 gene encoding uncharacterized protein LOC141719352 → MDNSSTPASNSEAVGSVTSLKKNLMMLVGSSQLLEAVGQFGPGYIPPTQYQLREPLLKQAVETTKETGKKQEKEWNKSGCSIMIDAWADRKRRSIKNLCVNYKLGTTFLSSIESSTDAHIGKYIFDYVDKWIEEVGSKNVIQGRCQSSNFVIDKSKELTIFIYAHHKTLSLMRKFTKKRDIVRPGITRFASSFLTMQSMLEKQKNLKFMFLSKEWLECKWSSTAKGTKIYRTIVSETYWQALSMCVEIFKPLVKVLRLVDGDWRPSMGFVYGELKDAKKEIIHICKGAADMYEPILDIIESKSKGRLYCLLHLAGYLLNPYFFYRDDEAQTDPKCMEALLTCVESFFTR, encoded by the exons ATGGACAATTCCTCTACACCTGCATCTAATTCAGAAGCTGTTGGTTCAGTCACCTCTTTAAAAAAAAATCTGATGATGTTGGTTGGGAGTTCT CAACTTCTTGAGGCTGTGGGTCAATTTGGTCCTGGGTATATTCCGCCTACTCAATATCAACTTAGGGAGCCTCTGTTAAAGCAAGCAGTTGAGACAACTAAGGAAACAGGTAAAAAACAAGAAAAAGAGTGGAATAAAAGTGGTTGTTCAATTATGATAGATGCATGGGCTGATAGAAAGCGGCGGAGTATAAAGAACTTATGtgttaattacaaacttggcACAACATTCTTATCTTCTATCGAGAGTTCAACTGATGCTCATATAGGAAAATATATCTTTGATTATGTGGACAAATGGATTGAAGAAGTTGGTTCAAAAAACGTTATTCAA GGAAGATGCCAAAGTTCAAATTTTGTTATTGACAAGTCTAAAGAGTTGACGATATTTATTTATGCTCATCACAAGACATTGTCCTTGATGAGAAAGTTCACCAAGAAGAGGGATATAGTGAGGCCTGGAATAACAAGATTTGCTAGTTCCTTCCTTACTATGCAAAGTATGCTGGAAAAACAAAAGAATCTGAAATTTATGTTTCTTTCCAAAGAATGGCTGGAATGTAAATGGTCTTCAACTGCAAAAGGTACTAAGATATATAGAACCATTGTTAGCGAAACCTATTGGCAGGCTCTTTCGATGTGCGTGGAAATTTTTAAGCCTTTGGTAAAGGTTCTTCGACTTGTTGATGGGGATTGGAGACCATCTATGGGCTTTGTGTATGGTGAACTTAAGGATGCTAAAAAAGAAATCATCCATATTTGCAAAGGTGCAGCAGATATGTACGAACCCATTCTTGATATCATAGAGTCCAAATCTAAAGGTCGACTTTACTGTCTATTACATCTTGCTGGCTATCTATTAAATCCCTACTTTTTCTATCGAGATGATGAAGCTCAAACGGATCCAAAATGCATGGAAGCTCTACTAACTTGTGTTGAGTCCTTTTTTACCCGATGA